A window of Syntrophaceae bacterium genomic DNA:
GGGCAGGCGCTCGAGGGCCCCCCTTCGGACCCGGTGGAGAGGGCCGCGGAGCTTCTCCGGGCGGGCAAGATCCTTGCCGTCAAGGGGCTCGGGGGCTTTCACCTGGCCGTCGATGCCTTGAATGAGGAGGCCGTGAGGCGCCTGCGCTCCCGGAAGTACCGCGAGGAGAAGCCGCTGGCCGTCATGGTGAGGGACGTCGGCGCGGCCCTGCGGATCGCGAGGGTCGGTCGGGCCGAGCGGGAGCTTCTCCTCTCCCCCCGGCGGCCCATCGTGCTGTGCCGGAAACTCGGCGACGGAACGGTTGCGCCCTCCGTGGCGCCCGGTGTGCCCAACCAGGGCATCATGCTGCCCTACACGCCGCTTCACCACCTGCTCATGGAGAAGGGCTTCTCGGCCCTTGTCATGACGAGCGCAAACCAGGTCGACGAGCCCATCTGCGTGTCCAACCGCGAGGCCCTCGCGCGCCTGAAGGGCATCGCCGATTTCTTCCTTTTTCACAACCGCGACATCCTCGTGCGCTGCGACGACTCGGTGGCCGCCGTCATGGGGAAGGCGCCGGTTCTGCTGCGGCGCTCCCGCGGCTGGGCCCCGAGGCCCGTCCCGCTGAAGCGCCCCTACCCCCGCGTGCTCGCCCTCGGCCCGCACCTCAAGGCGACGCTCTGCATCCTCAGGGGCAGCCTTGCCTGGCTGAGCCCGCACATCGGCGACCTCGAGACCCCCGAGGCCCGTGACTTCCACCGCGAGAGCCTGCGGGTCATGGAACGCATCGCCGGGTGCCGTCCCGACGTGATCGCCTGCGACCTGCACCCGGCCTACTGGACGACGAGGCTGGCCGAAGAGCTCCCCCGCGCCGAGATCACCCGGGTCCAGCACCACCATGCCCACATCGTGAGCGTCATGGCCGAAAACGGGCTTTCGGGCGAAACGATCGGTCTGGCCATGGACGGCACGGGCTACGGGCCTGACGGGACCGCCTGGGGCGGGGAATTCCTCGTGTGCGAAGAGGCCGACTACCGGCGGGCGGGCCACATCCGGCCCTACCCGCTCCCCGGGGCCGAGAGGGCGGTGCGGGAGCCCTGGCGCACGGCGGCAAGCCTCCTGAGGGAGAGCTTCGGCGGGCAATGGCGCGAAGTGGCGGTGAAACTTCCGCTCCGCGAGAAAGAGGGCCAGTTCGCCGTCCTGGAGAACATGATGGCCCAGGGCTTCAACAGCCCTCTCACCTCGAGCCTGGGACGCGTCTTCGACGGCGTTGCGGCCATCCTGGGGACACGGCTGGCGGTGAGCTTCGAGGGGCAGGCGGCCATGGAGCTGGAGGCCATGGCGGCGGACCGCTCAAGGAGGCGCTACCCCTATGAGATCGCCACGGACGGGGGGAAGCTCCTCCTCGATGTGAGGCCCCTGATCCGGGCGGTTGCCGACGAGAGGATCCGGGGACAGGACCCGGCTGTCATCGCCGCGGCCTTCCACCGGACCGTCGCCGAGGCCGTCGCGGCCGTGGCCGCGGCCGTCCGCGAGCGGACGGGGCTGGGCACAGCCGCCCTCAGCGGCGGCTGCTTCCAGAACCGCGTGCTCCTGGAGGGGACGCTGCAGGCCCTCGAGAAGGGCGGCTTCAGGGTCTACCGGCACCGGTTCCTGCCGAGCAACGACGGCTGCATCGCGCTGGGGCAGGCCGTCGTCGCTGGTGCACGGCGGCTGGCGCGAGGGCCGAGGACCGAGGATCACGGATAGC
This region includes:
- the hypF gene encoding carbamoyltransferase HypF gives rise to the protein MSRARRRIRTLFTGVVQGVGFRPYVYRVAVRHRLGGFVCNTPEGVTLEVEGPAGRLAKFHAELAKGFPPASDVQGMSRFEVDALGETEFRIIASEQEGERRVLISPDIATCADCLRELTDPADRRHRYPFINCTHCGPRLTIIRDVPYDRANTSMACFALCPRCRAEYEDPADRRFHAEPNACPVCGPRLWITDGEGQALEGPPSDPVERAAELLRAGKILAVKGLGGFHLAVDALNEEAVRRLRSRKYREEKPLAVMVRDVGAALRIARVGRAERELLLSPRRPIVLCRKLGDGTVAPSVAPGVPNQGIMLPYTPLHHLLMEKGFSALVMTSANQVDEPICVSNREALARLKGIADFFLFHNRDILVRCDDSVAAVMGKAPVLLRRSRGWAPRPVPLKRPYPRVLALGPHLKATLCILRGSLAWLSPHIGDLETPEARDFHRESLRVMERIAGCRPDVIACDLHPAYWTTRLAEELPRAEITRVQHHHAHIVSVMAENGLSGETIGLAMDGTGYGPDGTAWGGEFLVCEEADYRRAGHIRPYPLPGAERAVREPWRTAASLLRESFGGQWREVAVKLPLREKEGQFAVLENMMAQGFNSPLTSSLGRVFDGVAAILGTRLAVSFEGQAAMELEAMAADRSRRRYPYEIATDGGKLLLDVRPLIRAVADERIRGQDPAVIAAAFHRTVAEAVAAVAAAVRERTGLGTAALSGGCFQNRVLLEGTLQALEKGGFRVYRHRFLPSNDGCIALGQAVVAGARRLARGPRTEDHG